A section of the Thunnus albacares chromosome 6, fThuAlb1.1, whole genome shotgun sequence genome encodes:
- the LOC122984208 gene encoding olfactory receptor 52B2-like, with translation MKYTNITTIKDFIITGFPGLSPKYYGPVSALLLLTFTAIVVGNAFILTIIVYERTLHKPTYMIFFHLAMTDVIFGFVTLPKIIARYWWNDVISSFGVCFTQMYFVHSLGAIHSLILLIMALDRFVAICLPFRYPVMITNKTISIACSMCWVVTFIRMLGIVLHALTLPYCNQNVITHCYCDHMSITRLGCGENVKYVKMVSLGNAMVILLVPLAFIIISYFSIIIAVLKMSHTESRHKVLSTCAPQIFITCLYYVPRCFVYLAHNLGFSFTADARILITMLYSLIPAVVNPLIYCFKTKDIKEALVQRFKNKKASIAI, from the coding sequence ATGAAGTACACAAATATTACAACTATAAAAGACTTTATTATCACTGGATTCCCTGGACTTTCACCTAAGTATTATGGACCAGTGtctgctcttcttctccttACTTTCACAGCTATTGTTGTTGGAAATGCTTTCATTTTAACCATTATTGTGTATGAGCGGACTCTTCACAAACCGACATACATGATCTTTTTTCACCTTGCAATGACAGACGTTATATTTGGGTTTGTGACTCTTCCAAAAATCATTGCCAGATATTGGTGGAATGATGTGATATCTTCATTTGGAGTCTGCTTTACGCAAATGTATTTTGTCCATTCTTTGGGAGCTATTCATTCTTTAATTTTGCTGATTATGGCCTTGGATCGCTTTGTTGCTATATGTCTTCCTTTCCGATATCCTGTTatgattacaaataaaacaatttctATTGCTTGTAGCATGTGCTGGGTAGTAACATTCATACGTATGTTGGGAATTGTGCTTCATGCCTTAACTTTGCCTTACTGCAACCAGAATGTCATCACACACTGCTACTGTGATCATATGTCAATAACTCGGCTGGGATGTggtgaaaatgttaaatatgttaaaatggTTTCACTTGGAAATGCCATGGTAATTCTCCTGGTTCCTTTAGCTTTCATAATTATTTCTTACTTTTCCATTATCATAGCTGTTCTGAAAATGTCTCATACTGAGAGCCGCCACAAAGTCTTGTCCACCTGTGCTCCTCAGATCTTTATTACCTGCCTTTATTATGTGCCAAGATGTTTTGTTTATCTCGCTCACAATTTAGGATTTAGTTTTACTGCTGATGCCCGTATTTTAATAACCATGTTGTACAGCCTCATACCTGCTGTAGTTAATCCACTGATATACTGTTTCAAAACTAAGGATATAAAAGAGGCTTTGGTgcagagatttaaaaataaaaaagccaGCATTgcaatttga
- the LOC122984209 gene encoding olfactory receptor 52E8-like, protein MFYTNVTRIKHFFIIGFPGLSPEYYGPVSALLFVLFLAIVVGNIFILVFVKCERSLHKPTYLIFCHLALTDLAFGIVTLPKIISKYWFDYSIISFYGCFAQMYFVHFLGATHSFILMVMALDRFTAICTPLRYAATFTNTTVSVLCGISWLMPISWMVGIVLDALTLPFCNSNIIVQCYCDHIAITALGCENVREVQVVAFGLAMLSLLLPLGFIIFSYFVIIIAVVRMSSSEGRMRTLSTCTPQLLITCLYYMPRCFVYLANNVGFTFSVPVRIVVVMLYSLLPAAVNPIIYCFKTKDIKENLKKKFYRKKINFIMKTG, encoded by the coding sequence ATGTTCTACACTAATGTAACAAGgataaaacatttcttcatcATTGGATTTCCTGGACTTTCACCAGAGTATTATGGACCTGTGTCAGCCCTACTTTTTGTGCTCTTCCTAGCTATAGTGGTgggaaatattttcattttagtgtttgttaaatgtgaaagGTCTCTTCACAAACCCACATATCTGATCTTTTGCCACTTGGCATTAACTGATTTAGCATTTGGGATTGTTACTCTACCAAAGATTATATCAAAATATTGGTTTGATTACagcattatttcattttatggtTGCTTTGCCCAAatgtattttgttcattttcttggGGCGACTCATTCTTTCATCTTGATGGTGATGGCTCTTGATCGCTTTACTGCAATTTGTACTCCACTGCGTTATGCAGCCACTTTCACTAACACCACTGTTTCTGTGCTTTGTGGAATATCATGGCTTATGCCAATATCATGGATGGTGGGTATTGTTTTGGATGCTCTTACATTGCCGTTTTGTAATTCAAACATAATTGTGCAGTGCTATTGTGACCACATAGCTATAACAGCACTTGGATGTGAGAATGTAAGAGAAGTTCAGGTAGTTGCTTTTGGTCTTGCCATGTTGAGTTTGTTGTTGCCCTTGGGTTTTATtatcttttcttattttgtcatcATCATTGCTGTTGTGAGAATGTCCAGTTCTGAGGGACGCATGAGGACTCTGTCTACCTGCACACCACAGCTTCTTATCACGTGTCTGTATTATATGCCAAGATGCTTTGTGTACTTGGCAAATAATGTGGGATTCACTTTCAGTGTTCCAGTTCGCATTGTTGTTGTAATGCTGTACAGTCTtttacctgcagctgtcaaCCCGATTATTTACTGTTTCAAAACCAAGGATAtcaaagaaaacttaaaaaagaaattctatagaaagaaaattaatttcatcATGAAAACTGGATGA
- the LOC122984082 gene encoding olfactory receptor 52E8-like: protein MIYTNVTRMKSFFILGFPGLSQPYYGPVSALFFFIYLAIAIGNIFILAFVMCEKSLQKPTYLVFCHLALNDLTFGTVTLPKIISKYWFDESLISFYGCFTQMFFVHYLGSAQSFILLVMALDRFIAICIPLRYPVLITNNIISVLCGFAWFIPVSLMVTIVLHTLTLPFCKDNVIAQCYCDHISITRQACGEDVIIVQVTTLVMAMFSLLLPLAFILFSYISIIVVILKMSNATGRKKTLSTCTPQIFITCLFYLPRCFVYVANTIGFAFSLDIRILLILLYSLFPAAVNPIIYCFKTQDIKQTLITKLKKTRVGIEIKLAY, encoded by the coding sequence ATGATCTACACCAATGTCACAAGGATGAAAAGCTTCTTCATCCTTGGATTCCCTGGACTTTCACAACCGTATTATGGACCTGTGTCGgctctgtttttcttcatctaCCTAGCTATTGCAAttggaaatattttcattttagcatTCGTGATGTGTGAGAAGTCCCTTCAAAAACCAACATATCTGGTCTTTTGTCACCTGGCACTGAATGACTTAACATTTGGCACTGTGACTCTCCCAAAGATCATATCAAAATATTGGTTTGATGAAAgcttaatttcattttatgggTGCTTtacacagatgttttttgttcattatttaggATCTGCGCAGTCTTTCATCTTGTTGGTAATGGCTCTGGATCGATTTATTGCAATTTGTATTCCACTGCGTTATCCTGTCCTCATCACAAACAACATCATATCTGTGCTCTGTGGCTTTGCCTGGTTTATACCAGTGTCTTTGATGGTGACCATTGTACTCCATACACTCACATTACCTTTCTGTAAAGATAATGTCATTGCTCAGTGCTATTGTGACCACATTTCTATAACACGTCAGGCATGTGGAGAGGATGTTATAATAGTACAGGTTACTACTCTTGTTATGGCCATGTTTAGTCTCTTGCTTCCTCTTGCATTTATCTTGTTTTCCTACATTTCCATCATTGtggttattttaaaaatgtccaacGCCACAGGCCGCAAAAAAACCTTATCAACTTGTACCCCACAAATATTCATCACTTGCCTTTTTTACCTTCCcagatgttttgtttatgtagcaAATACTATAGGATTTGCTTTCAGTTTAGATATTCGcattttattgatattgttGTACAGtctttttcctgctgctgttaaTCCAATCATATATTGTTTCAAGACTCAGGACATCAAGCAGACTTTGAtaacaaagctgaaaaaaacTAGAGTTGGGATTGAGATAAAACTTGCATATTAA
- the LOC122984159 gene encoding olfactory receptor 52E8-like — protein MIANVTRMKSFVILGFPGLSQQYYGPVSALLFFFYLAIAIGNIFILAFVICEKSLQKPMYLVFCHLALNDLTFGTVTLPKIISKYWFGESLISFYGCFTQMFFVHYLGSVQSFILLVMALDRFIAICIPLRYPVLITNNIISVLCGFAWFIPLPLMIAVVLHVLTLPFCKANVIAQCYCDHISITSQACGEDVNIVAVISLVIAMFCLLLPLAFISFSYISIIVVILKMSNAAGRKKTLSTCTPQIFITCLFYLPRCFVYVANTVGFAFSLDIRILLILLYSLYPAAVNPIIYCFKTQDIKQTLIKKLKKTRVGIEIKLAF, from the coding sequence ATGATTGCCAATGTCACAAGGATGAAAAGCTTCGTCATCCTCGGATTCCCTGGACTTTCACAACAGTATTATGGACCTGTGTCGgctctgctttttttcttctaccTAGCTATTGCAATaggaaatattttcatattagcATTCGTGATTTGTGAGAAGTCCCTTCAAAAACCAATGTATCTGGTCTTTTGTCACCTGGCACTGAATGACTTAACATTTGGCACTGTGACTCTCCCAAAGATCATATCAAAATATTGGTTTGGTGAAAgcttaatttcattttatgggTGCTTTACACAGATGTTCTTTGTTCACTATTTAGGATCAGTGCAGTCTTTCATCTTGTTGGTAATGGCTCTTGATCGATTTATTGCAATTTGTATTCCACTGCGTTATCCTGTCCTTATCACAAACAACATCATATCTGTGCTCTGTGGCTTTGCCTGGTTCATTCCTTTGCCTTTGATGATAGCTGTTGTACTCCATGTTCTCACATTACCTTTCTGTAAAGCTAATGTCATTGCTCAGTGCTACTGTGACCACATTTCTATAACAAGTCAGGCCTGTGGTGAGGATGTTAATATAGTTGCAGTCATTTCTCTTGTTATTGCCATGTTTTGTCTCTTGCTTCCTCTTGCATTTATCTCGTTTTCTTACATTTCCATCATTGtggttattttaaaaatgtctaacGCTGCAGGCCGCAAAAAAACCTTATCAACTTGTACCCCACAAATATTCATCACTTGCCTTTTTTACCTTCCcagatgttttgtttatgtggCAAATACTGTAGGATTTGCTTTCAGTTTAGATATTCGCATTTTATTAATACTGTTATACAGTCTTTATCCTGCTGCTGTTAATCCAATCATATATTGTTTCAAAACTCAAGACATCAAGCAGACTTTGATAAAGAAGCTGAAAAAAACTAGAGTTGGGATTGAGATAAAACttgcattttaa
- the LOC122984210 gene encoding olfactory receptor 52K1-like translates to MATITSSQGIWKFPGLHSKYQGIASAVLFLVYSLNMIGNATIFFLFATDRSLHKPMYHIILNLSACDILFSTTTLPKIISKYWFQSGTISFTACFVQMYFVHYLGSVNSYILFLMALDRYLAIFHPLRYPLVLKNSTICIISITAWVIANAAPLMLVIRACVLPYCDSNFIVQCYCDHISITRLACGEDVKYVKSVALGLAMFSLLLPLSFILFSYFSIFLVVMRIPNMEGRYKTISTCTPQLLISCLYYLPRCFVYLSNAVGFTFSLDVRILLILLYSLLPCAVNPVIYCFKTKDMKDVLMKIFKKAKIGMKQVSK, encoded by the exons atggcTACCATTACTTCATCACAAGGCATATG GAAATTCCCTGGACTTCATTCGAAGTACCAAGGCATTGCCTCAGCTGTACTGTTCTTAGTTTATTCCTTAAATATGATAGGCAAtgcaacaatattttttttatttgcaacTGACCGCAGCCTTCATAAACCAATGTATCATATCATTCTAAATCTGAGTGCATGTGACATTCTCTTTAGCACAACCACTTTACCTAAGATCATCAGTAAGTACTGGTTTCAATCAGGGACCATTTCATTCACTGCTTGCTTTGTCCAAATGTACTTTGTTCACTATCTTGGCTCAGTGAATTCCTATATTCTCTTCCTTATGGCTTTAGATAGGTATCTGGCTATTTTCCATCCTCTCAGATATCCACTTGTTCTTAAAAACTCCACTATCTGCATTATCAGTATTACTGCATGGGTTATTGCCAATGCAGCCCCTTTAATGTTAGTTATTAGGGCCTGTGT CTTGCCTTACTGTGACTCAAACTTCATTGTGCAATGCTATTGTGACCACATTTCAATTACAAGGCTGGCATGTGGTGAAGATGTAAAATATGTTAAGAGTGTTGCTCTCGGTCTTGCAATGTTTAGCCTCCTGCTTCCActttcatttattctgttttcttatttttctatctttttagTTGTTATGAGAATACCAAACATGGAGGGACGATACAAAACCATATCAACTTGTACACCACAGTTATTAATTTCCTGCCTATATTATTTACCAAGAtgttttgtttatctgtctAATGCGGTAGGGTTTACTTTCAGTTTGGATGTCCGCATTTTACTGATATTGTTGTACAGTCTTCTTCCTTGTGCTGTTAATCCGGTTATATATTGCTTCAAAACCAAGGATATGAAAGATGTTTTGatgaagatatttaaaaaagctAAGATTGGAATGAAGCAAGTTTCAAAGTAA
- the LOC122984211 gene encoding olfactory receptor 4D11-like, which yields MSLQNASIKVTEFIIGGFDKTEKPFVVGVVILITYVLAILANMMNILFIIYDKRLHKPMYLLICNLAVVDILYTSSASPTMIGVLVAGVKTISYVPCFIEMFAFHLGGVMEMFALSIMAFDRLIAISCPFKYHIYLTNVRTLVLTYILWIVACGFVSILPATLLPLPHCHSTLKYTFCDYAAIIRTTCVDPRPYFNLVTVIVFFLLFFTFTFICLSYILIIFFVKLSSDSNKRKMGSTCLSHFIVVTCYYGPLFIRIVLTRMGVVLTLEARHGLMIGAILGPSLVNPFVYCLRTKEIRCKIFRIFKNS from the coding sequence ATGTCTTTACAGAATGCTTCAATCAAAGTAACAGAATTTATTATAGGTGGttttgacaaaactgaaaaGCCTTTTGTGGTTGGTGTGGTTATATTAATTACCTATGTTCTTGCTATATTAGCCAATATGATGAACATCCTCTTCATCATATATGACAAGCGATTACACAAACCAATGTATCTTCTGATTTGCAACCTTGCTGTTGTTGATATACTGTACACCTCCAGTGCCAGTCCAACAATGATTGGGGTTCTAGTTGCTGGTGTTAAAACCATATCCTATGTGCCATGCTTCATTGAAATGTTTGCTTTCCACTTGGGAGGGGTAATGGAGATGTTTGCTTTATCGATTATGGCATTTGATCGATTGATTGCTATTAGTTGTCCATTTAAGTaccacatttatttaacaaatgtGCGCACTCTTGTACTTACATATATCCTGTGGATTGTTGCCTGTGGTTTTGTATCCATTCTGCCAGCAACTCTGCTACCTCTCCCTCACTGCCACTCAACGCTGAAGTATACTTTCTGTGACTATGCTGCCATAATACGAACTACATGTGTTGATCCCAGACCCTACTTCAATCTGGTTACTGTCatagtattttttcttttatttttcactttcacatttatttgccTGTCATacattttgatcatattttttgtcaaattatcCTCAGATAGTAACAAAAGGAAAATGGGCAGCACTTGTTTGAGTCACTTTATTGTGGTAACATGTTATTATGGTCCATTATTTATCCGCATTGTCTTGACAAGGATGGGTGTGGTATTAACTCTTGAGGCTCGCCATGGCTTAATGATCGGGGCCATCCTTGGTCCATCTCTTGTAAATCCTTTTGTGTACTGTCTTAGGACAAAAGAAATTAGATGTAAAATCTTTAGGATTTTCAAAAAcagttga